The proteins below come from a single Oerskovia jenensis genomic window:
- the lgt gene encoding prolipoprotein diacylglyceryl transferase encodes MNGLVSAVGPLVTAIPSPSEHTWYLGPFPLRAYALAILAGIAVAVWLTRKRWVERGGDADDVLEIAFWAVPFGIVGGRLYHVISSPDAYWGPDGDPIKALRIWDGGLGIWGAIALGAVGAYIGCRRQKVSFPAFADALAPGLLLAQAIGRLGNWFNQELFGSPTTLPWGLEVDPGIADYVCSNAGLTCGAGTLFHPTFLYEMLWNVAAAFLLIYLDRRFRLGHGRVFWLYVLFYTLGRVWIEMLRIDDAELVLGLRLNVWTSILVGVGALIAFIVVGRRNPGREETVSLDAAEPEQADAARPDPGR; translated from the coding sequence ATGAACGGCCTGGTCTCCGCCGTCGGGCCGCTGGTCACCGCGATCCCCAGCCCCTCCGAGCACACGTGGTACCTCGGCCCCTTCCCGCTGCGCGCGTACGCGCTCGCGATCCTCGCGGGCATCGCGGTCGCGGTGTGGCTCACGCGCAAGCGCTGGGTCGAGCGTGGCGGCGACGCCGACGACGTCCTCGAGATCGCATTCTGGGCCGTGCCGTTCGGCATCGTCGGTGGACGCCTCTACCACGTCATCTCGTCGCCCGACGCCTACTGGGGCCCTGACGGCGACCCGATCAAGGCCCTGCGCATCTGGGACGGCGGCCTCGGGATCTGGGGCGCGATCGCCCTGGGTGCCGTGGGCGCCTACATCGGGTGCCGCCGGCAGAAGGTGAGCTTCCCGGCCTTCGCGGACGCGTTGGCCCCGGGTCTCCTGCTCGCCCAGGCGATCGGCCGGCTGGGCAACTGGTTCAACCAGGAGCTGTTCGGCAGCCCGACCACGCTCCCGTGGGGTCTCGAGGTCGACCCGGGCATCGCCGACTACGTGTGCAGCAACGCCGGCCTCACCTGTGGGGCCGGTACGTTGTTCCACCCGACGTTCCTCTACGAGATGCTGTGGAACGTCGCAGCGGCCTTCCTCCTCATCTACCTCGACCGTCGCTTCAGGTTGGGTCACGGTCGGGTATTCTGGCTGTACGTTCTCTTCTACACGCTTGGCCGGGTGTGGATCGAGATGCTGCGCATCGACGACGCCGAGCTGGTGCTCGGTCTCCGACTGAACGTCTGGACCTCCATCCTGGTCGGAGTCGGTGCGTTGATTGCGTTTATCGTTGTCGGGCGCCGAAACCCAGGGCGCGAAGAGACAGTATCGCTCGATGCTGCGGAGCCCGAGCAGGCAGATGCTGCCAGACCCGACCCAGGTCGTTGA
- the trpA gene encoding tryptophan synthase subunit alpha: MRAPHATSARIDELAAEGRAALIGYLPVGYPSVEGTVQAATALVESGVDIIELGLPYTDPVMDGPVIQRAVEHALAAGTRVRDVFTAVEAVASLGVPVLVMTYWNPVLRYGVEAFARDLAAAGGAGLITADLIPDEAHEWIAAADAHGLDKVFLVAPSSTPERLRLTAAASRGFVYAASTMGVTGVRAEVGSRAEELVAATRAAGAEHVCVGLGVSTRVQAAQVGRYADGVIVGSAFVRPLLGDEPWEDRLENLRAVTRDLAEGVRTARASDATTGQVTA, from the coding sequence GTGCGCGCCCCCCACGCGACGTCGGCGCGGATCGACGAGCTGGCGGCGGAGGGGCGCGCCGCGCTCATCGGCTACCTGCCCGTCGGCTACCCGAGCGTCGAGGGGACCGTCCAGGCCGCGACCGCGCTGGTCGAGTCCGGGGTCGACATCATCGAGCTCGGCCTGCCCTACACGGACCCGGTCATGGACGGGCCGGTCATCCAGCGTGCGGTCGAGCACGCGCTCGCGGCCGGCACGCGCGTGCGTGACGTGTTCACCGCGGTCGAAGCAGTCGCGTCGCTCGGCGTCCCCGTCCTGGTCATGACCTACTGGAACCCCGTGCTGCGCTACGGCGTCGAGGCCTTCGCCCGCGACCTTGCAGCGGCCGGGGGAGCCGGGCTCATCACGGCCGACCTCATCCCCGACGAGGCCCACGAGTGGATCGCTGCCGCCGACGCGCACGGTCTCGACAAGGTCTTCCTCGTCGCGCCGAGCTCGACGCCCGAGCGTCTGCGGCTGACGGCCGCCGCCTCGCGCGGCTTCGTCTACGCGGCCTCGACCATGGGCGTGACGGGAGTCCGCGCCGAGGTCGGCAGCAGGGCCGAGGAGCTGGTCGCCGCGACCCGCGCCGCCGGCGCCGAGCACGTGTGCGTGGGCCTGGGCGTCTCGACGAGGGTCCAGGCGGCCCAGGTCGGCCGCTACGCCGACGGCGTGATCGTCGGCTCGGCCTTCGTCCGTCCCCTCCTCGGCGACGAGCCCTGGGAGGATCGCCTCGAGAACCTGCGCGCGGTCACGCGCGACCTGGCGGAAGGCGTCCGTACGGCTCGCGCGAGCGACGCGACCACCGGGCAGGTGACGGCATGA
- the trpB gene encoding tryptophan synthase subunit beta — MPDATRSLQDQQGPYFGDFGGRFVPEALIAALDELEAEYRKAVVDPTFQDELARLHREYTGRPNPLTEVPRFAEHAGGARVFLKREDLNHTGSHKINNVLGQALLVKRMGKKRVIAETGAGQHGVATATAAALMDLECVVYMGEEDTERQALNVARMRLLGATVVPVTIGSRTLKDAINEALRDWVANVDTTHYLLGTVTGPHPFPEMVRDFHRIIGEEARAQILDRIGRLPDALAACVGGGSNALGLFNAFLDDEDVALYGFEAGGEGVPTGKHAARFSGGAPGVLHGARSYLMQDEDGQTLPSHSISAGLDYPSVGPAHSWLHDLGRATYEPVTDVEAMEAFRLLCRTEGIIPAIESAHALAGALRIGREAQAAGKEDTVILVNLSGRGDKDVATAARWFDLIDADTVVDGEGSSL; from the coding sequence GTGCCCGACGCAACACGTTCCCTGCAGGACCAGCAGGGCCCCTACTTCGGGGACTTCGGCGGACGCTTCGTCCCGGAGGCCCTGATCGCCGCTCTCGACGAGCTCGAGGCCGAGTACCGCAAGGCCGTCGTCGACCCGACGTTCCAGGACGAGCTCGCCCGGCTGCACCGCGAGTACACCGGGCGCCCCAACCCCCTCACGGAGGTGCCGCGCTTCGCGGAGCACGCCGGGGGCGCGCGCGTCTTCCTCAAGCGCGAGGACCTCAACCACACCGGCTCGCACAAGATCAACAACGTGCTCGGCCAGGCGCTGCTCGTCAAGCGCATGGGCAAGAAGCGCGTCATCGCGGAGACCGGCGCGGGGCAGCACGGCGTGGCCACGGCGACGGCCGCGGCGCTCATGGACCTCGAGTGCGTCGTCTACATGGGCGAGGAGGACACCGAGCGCCAGGCGCTGAACGTCGCGCGCATGCGCCTGCTCGGTGCCACGGTCGTCCCGGTCACGATCGGCTCGCGCACCCTCAAGGACGCGATCAACGAGGCGCTGCGCGACTGGGTCGCCAACGTCGACACCACGCACTACCTGCTCGGCACGGTCACGGGGCCGCACCCGTTCCCCGAGATGGTCCGCGACTTCCACCGCATCATCGGTGAGGAGGCGCGCGCACAGATCCTCGACCGGATCGGCCGCCTGCCCGACGCCCTCGCGGCGTGCGTGGGCGGCGGGTCGAACGCGCTGGGCCTGTTCAACGCGTTCCTCGACGACGAGGACGTCGCGCTCTACGGCTTCGAGGCCGGGGGAGAGGGCGTCCCGACCGGCAAGCACGCGGCCCGGTTCAGCGGTGGCGCCCCGGGCGTGCTGCACGGCGCACGCTCCTACCTCATGCAGGACGAGGACGGGCAGACGCTTCCCAGCCACTCGATCTCCGCAGGGCTCGACTACCCGAGCGTCGGGCCGGCCCACTCGTGGCTCCACGACCTCGGCCGGGCGACGTACGAGCCCGTGACCGACGTCGAGGCCATGGAGGCCTTCCGCCTCCTGTGCCGCACCGAGGGCATCATCCCCGCGATCGAGTCGGCGCACGCGCTGGCCGGTGCGCTGCGGATCGGCCGCGAGGCGCAGGCCGCGGGCAAGGAGGACACCGTGATCCTGGTGAACCTCTCGGGCCGCGGGGACAAGGACGTCGCGACCGCGGCGCGGTGGTTCGACCTGATCGACGCGGACACCGTGGTCGACGGCGAAGGGAGCAGCCTGTGA
- the trpC gene encoding indole-3-glycerol phosphate synthase TrpC, whose translation MTVLEDIVAGVREDLAERQAKTTLDELKERASRVHGALDCISRLKAEDAVAVIAEVKRSSPSKGNLAAIADPASLASEYEKGGAAVISVLTEQRRFNGSLADLDAVRGKVDIPVLRKDFVVTPYQVWEARAHGADLVLLIVAALEQTVLTSLVERVHSLGMTALVEVHTLDEVSRAIDAGARVIGVNARDLKTLEVDRTTFARLAPAIPDEYVRIAESGVRGPHDVMDYARSGAHAVLVGEALVTDAAPRASVADLVAAGSHPSLWSVRH comes from the coding sequence ATGACGGTTCTGGAGGACATCGTCGCGGGAGTCCGCGAGGACCTTGCGGAGCGCCAGGCGAAGACCACCCTGGACGAGCTGAAGGAACGCGCCTCGCGCGTCCACGGCGCACTCGACTGCATCAGCAGGCTCAAGGCCGAGGACGCCGTCGCCGTGATCGCCGAGGTCAAGCGCTCGAGCCCCAGCAAGGGGAACCTCGCGGCCATCGCGGACCCTGCGTCGCTCGCCTCGGAGTACGAGAAGGGCGGAGCAGCCGTCATCTCGGTCCTGACCGAGCAGCGGCGCTTCAACGGGAGCCTGGCCGACCTCGACGCCGTGCGGGGCAAGGTCGACATCCCGGTCCTGCGCAAGGACTTCGTCGTCACGCCGTACCAGGTGTGGGAGGCCCGCGCCCACGGCGCGGACCTCGTCCTGCTCATCGTCGCGGCGCTCGAGCAGACCGTCCTGACCTCGCTCGTCGAGCGCGTCCACTCGCTCGGCATGACGGCGCTCGTCGAGGTGCACACGCTCGACGAGGTCAGCCGGGCGATCGACGCCGGCGCCCGCGTCATCGGCGTCAACGCTCGCGACCTCAAGACCCTCGAGGTCGACCGCACGACGTTCGCGCGGCTGGCCCCGGCCATCCCCGACGAGTACGTCCGCATCGCGGAGTCCGGCGTCCGCGGCCCGCACGACGTCATGGACTACGCGCGCTCCGGCGCGCACGCCGTCCTCGTGGGAGAGGCCCTCGTCACGGACGCCGCGCCGCGCGCGTCGGTCGCCGACCTCGTCGCGGCGGGTTCGCACCCGTCCCTGTGGTCCGTCCGACACTGA
- a CDS encoding DUF2752 domain-containing protein yields the protein MTGRPAAPRTQTSSTQDVATAAPRRRALRTPLAIGAGVAGATLVLALVDPHEGGYPLCPLLAFTGWACPACGGLRATHDLATGDLAGAWAMNPLWVLVVPFLVVAWALWVRRAWRGTTARAVPPWTGVVGLVVLVGFGIARNVPGLVPFLGPA from the coding sequence ATGACCGGACGACCGGCAGCGCCACGGACGCAGACGTCGTCGACGCAGGACGTCGCGACCGCCGCACCGCGTCGGCGCGCCCTGCGCACGCCGCTCGCCATCGGCGCCGGAGTGGCGGGCGCGACGCTCGTGCTCGCGCTCGTCGACCCGCACGAGGGCGGTTACCCGCTGTGTCCGCTGCTCGCCTTCACGGGGTGGGCCTGCCCGGCGTGCGGCGGCCTGCGTGCGACGCACGACCTCGCGACGGGCGACCTCGCGGGGGCGTGGGCCATGAACCCGCTCTGGGTCCTGGTGGTGCCGTTCCTCGTCGTCGCGTGGGCGCTGTGGGTCCGGCGGGCCTGGCGCGGCACGACGGCGAGGGCTGTCCCACCGTGGACCGGGGTCGTCGGGCTCGTGGTCCTGGTCGGCTTCGGCATCGCCCGGAACGTCCCCGGGCTCGTGCCGTTCCTGGGGCCCGCCTGA
- a CDS encoding DUF4190 domain-containing protein, which yields MSYPPVPPNDPYRPEGEQPEGEPAQPMPPGPAYPGQQAPSGTPYPAPPGQPAPGPAPYGAEQGGYAPYPPPAQPPYGAPAQAPYGASPYPAPGGYGYFPRNDLGVWALVLGIASFVLSCGFFTGIPAIILGTKAKRAVEAGEANNGGLAQAGVILGWVASALMLLAIIFFVVVAIIGFASDDFRSNYY from the coding sequence ATGAGCTACCCACCCGTCCCGCCGAACGACCCCTACCGCCCCGAGGGCGAGCAGCCCGAGGGCGAGCCCGCACAGCCGATGCCCCCGGGCCCGGCCTACCCCGGGCAGCAGGCGCCGTCCGGCACGCCGTACCCGGCGCCGCCGGGACAGCCCGCTCCGGGTCCGGCCCCCTACGGTGCGGAGCAGGGCGGATACGCGCCGTACCCGCCGCCCGCGCAGCCGCCCTACGGTGCGCCGGCGCAGGCACCGTACGGAGCCTCCCCGTATCCCGCTCCGGGCGGCTACGGCTACTTCCCCCGCAACGACCTGGGCGTCTGGGCCCTCGTGCTGGGCATCGCGTCGTTCGTGCTGTCCTGCGGGTTCTTCACAGGCATCCCGGCCATCATCCTCGGGACCAAGGCCAAGCGTGCCGTCGAGGCGGGCGAGGCGAACAACGGCGGGCTCGCGCAGGCCGGTGTCATCCTCGGGTGGGTCGCGTCGGCGCTCATGCTGCTCGCGATCATCTTCTTCGTGGTCGTGGCGATCATCGGGTTCGCGTCGGACGACTTCCGCTCGAACTACTACTGA
- a CDS encoding HGxxPAAW family protein, whose amino-acid sequence MAEKPQTTEISYLPPSAPPTNHGHTVAAWFTMIGIIVGATVAGVAVAMALVWLFWVGMGVVALALVGGGVLRNMGYGQPKPGVTPRTTTQH is encoded by the coding sequence ATGGCCGAGAAGCCGCAGACCACCGAGATCTCCTACCTGCCCCCGTCGGCGCCTCCCACGAACCACGGGCACACCGTCGCGGCCTGGTTCACCATGATCGGCATCATCGTGGGCGCGACCGTCGCGGGTGTCGCCGTCGCGATGGCGCTGGTGTGGCTCTTCTGGGTCGGCATGGGTGTCGTGGCCCTCGCCCTCGTCGGCGGTGGCGTGCTGCGCAACATGGGGTACGGCCAGCCGAAGCCCGGGGTCACGCCCCGGACGACGACGCAGCACTGA
- a CDS encoding Trp biosynthesis-associated membrane protein — protein sequence MTGATGPSGAAGSGAGHAGAAPEAARSPRSWRLARRSSILLLLLLGGGALAAAAPTWLRTSGATPLDPDVLVQVAGTTAAPGVGAGALVVVASALALGLVGRIGRWLVLLVTAASGVVVAASAAAVLRDPTQAARTAVAEATGVTDMTSDIVLTPWSYVACAVGVLVVLVALWAAVSSPSWVRVSTRHEIVRPEAAPSAAPHGGSAKVPAEATSPATGTSTATVAGTDAGVDPGDEGPDEQETWDSLTRGEDPTDR from the coding sequence GTGACCGGGGCCACCGGTCCGTCCGGCGCTGCCGGCTCCGGGGCAGGGCACGCAGGGGCTGCTCCTGAGGCTGCCCGGTCGCCACGGTCGTGGCGTCTGGCGCGCCGCAGCTCGATCCTGCTGCTGCTCCTCCTCGGGGGCGGCGCCCTCGCGGCCGCGGCCCCCACCTGGCTGCGCACCTCGGGCGCCACGCCGCTCGACCCCGACGTCCTGGTCCAGGTCGCCGGCACCACCGCCGCACCGGGCGTCGGCGCCGGGGCGCTGGTCGTGGTGGCGAGCGCGCTGGCCCTCGGCCTGGTGGGGAGGATCGGTCGGTGGCTCGTGCTCCTGGTGACCGCAGCGAGCGGCGTCGTCGTCGCCGCCTCGGCGGCCGCGGTCCTGCGCGACCCCACGCAGGCCGCCCGGACCGCGGTCGCCGAGGCGACCGGCGTGACCGACATGACGAGCGACATCGTCCTCACCCCCTGGTCCTACGTCGCCTGCGCCGTGGGCGTGCTCGTGGTCCTGGTCGCCCTCTGGGCAGCCGTGTCCTCCCCGTCCTGGGTACGGGTCTCCACCCGCCACGAGATCGTCCGACCCGAGGCTGCGCCGTCCGCGGCCCCGCACGGCGGGTCGGCGAAGGTCCCGGCCGAGGCGACGAGCCCGGCCACCGGGACGTCGACGGCCACCGTCGCCGGGACGGACGCCGGGGTCGACCCCGGCGACGAGGGGCCGGACGAGCAGGAGACGTGGGACTCGTTGACCCGCGGCGAGGACCCCACCGACCGCTGA
- a CDS encoding anthranilate synthase component I, giving the protein MTSPPVPVVPAAGLPWGETWPAVEGFRALATSRRVIPVVRRLLADDVTPVGLYRTLAQGRPGTFVLESAEVDGSWARYSFVGVSSRATLTARDGQAVWTGDVPAGVPTSGDVVDVLERTLDALSTPAIDGLPPLTGGLAGALGWDVVRHWEPTLPADAPDELGVPEVTLCLATDLAVVDHREGSVWLVANAINFDDTDERVDEAYADAVARLDRMQGELVAGTGRGSSTAVVADVPEPELEFRSTREEFEDAVLAGKEAIRDGEVFQIVISQRLDLDCPAPPLDVYRALRTINPSPYMYYFQLTDADGADFAVVGSSPETLVKVDDGHVVTFPIAGSRPRGATPEQDVALGEELLADPKERAEHIMLVDLSRNDLVKVCEPASVEVVEFMATKRFSHIMHLCSTVVGTLREGARALDVLRATFPAGTLSGAPKPRAIALIDELEPASRGIYGGTVGYFDFDGNMDMAIAIRTALIRDGRASVQAGGGIVADSVPALEYEESRNKAAAAVRAVQLAARLRSLS; this is encoded by the coding sequence GTGACCAGCCCGCCCGTCCCCGTCGTGCCCGCCGCGGGCCTCCCGTGGGGCGAGACCTGGCCCGCGGTCGAGGGCTTCCGCGCGCTCGCGACCTCGCGCCGCGTGATCCCGGTCGTCCGCCGCCTCCTCGCCGACGACGTCACGCCCGTCGGCCTGTACCGCACCCTCGCCCAGGGGCGACCGGGCACGTTCGTCCTGGAGTCCGCCGAGGTCGACGGCTCGTGGGCCCGCTACTCGTTCGTCGGCGTCTCCTCGCGGGCGACGCTCACCGCGCGCGACGGCCAGGCCGTGTGGACCGGAGACGTCCCCGCGGGGGTCCCCACCTCGGGGGACGTCGTGGACGTCCTCGAACGGACGCTGGACGCGCTGAGCACCCCGGCGATCGACGGCCTGCCGCCCCTCACGGGCGGGCTCGCCGGCGCTCTCGGGTGGGACGTCGTGCGTCACTGGGAGCCCACGCTGCCCGCGGACGCACCCGACGAGCTCGGGGTCCCCGAGGTCACGCTGTGCCTCGCGACCGACCTCGCGGTCGTCGACCACCGCGAGGGCAGCGTGTGGCTCGTGGCCAACGCGATCAACTTCGACGACACCGACGAGCGCGTCGACGAGGCCTACGCCGACGCCGTGGCGCGCCTCGACCGGATGCAGGGCGAGCTCGTGGCCGGGACGGGCCGAGGGTCGTCGACCGCGGTCGTGGCGGACGTCCCCGAGCCCGAGCTCGAGTTCCGCTCGACGCGCGAGGAGTTCGAGGACGCGGTGCTCGCCGGCAAGGAGGCGATCCGCGACGGCGAGGTCTTCCAGATCGTCATCTCCCAGCGGCTCGACCTCGACTGCCCGGCCCCGCCGCTCGACGTGTACCGGGCCCTGCGGACCATCAACCCGAGCCCGTACATGTACTACTTCCAGCTCACCGACGCGGACGGCGCGGACTTCGCGGTGGTCGGGTCGAGCCCCGAGACGCTCGTCAAGGTCGACGACGGGCACGTCGTCACGTTCCCGATCGCCGGGTCGCGCCCGCGCGGCGCGACGCCCGAGCAGGACGTCGCGCTGGGCGAGGAGCTGCTGGCCGACCCCAAGGAGCGGGCCGAGCACATCATGCTCGTCGACCTCTCGCGCAACGACCTCGTGAAGGTGTGCGAGCCCGCCTCGGTCGAGGTCGTCGAGTTCATGGCCACCAAGCGGTTCAGCCACATCATGCACCTGTGCTCGACCGTCGTCGGGACGCTCCGCGAGGGTGCTCGGGCGCTCGACGTGCTCCGCGCGACGTTCCCCGCGGGCACGCTGTCGGGCGCGCCCAAGCCCCGCGCGATCGCCCTGATCGACGAGCTCGAGCCTGCGTCGCGCGGGATCTACGGCGGCACCGTCGGGTACTTCGACTTCGACGGGAACATGGACATGGCCATCGCGATCCGTACGGCCCTCATCCGGGACGGGCGGGCGAGCGTGCAGGCGGGAGGCGGGATCGTGGCGGACTCGGTACCGGCCCTCGAGTACGAGGAGTCGCGCAACAAGGCGGCCGCCGCAGTGCGCGCCGTCCAGCTCGCCGCCCGCCTGCGGAGCCTGTCGTGA
- the hisI gene encoding phosphoribosyl-AMP cyclohydrolase produces the protein MPATLAARLKRDADGLVAAIVQQHDTGEVLMLGWMDDEALRRTLTSGRVTFWSRSRQEYWRKGDTSGHAQWVRSVAIDCDGDALLVRVDQVGAACHTGARTCFETGGDLGAVVGHRPETETTEEKTQ, from the coding sequence CTGCCCGCGACCCTCGCCGCGCGGCTCAAGCGCGACGCCGACGGTCTCGTCGCCGCGATCGTCCAGCAGCACGACACGGGCGAGGTGCTCATGCTCGGCTGGATGGACGACGAGGCGCTGCGGCGCACCCTGACGTCGGGCCGCGTGACCTTCTGGTCACGCTCGCGGCAGGAGTACTGGCGCAAGGGCGACACGTCGGGCCACGCGCAGTGGGTCAGGTCCGTCGCGATCGACTGCGACGGCGACGCGCTGCTCGTGCGCGTCGACCAGGTGGGTGCGGCCTGCCACACCGGTGCCCGCACGTGCTTCGAGACGGGTGGCGACCTGGGCGCCGTCGTCGGGCACCGCCCCGAGACCGAGACCACCGAGGAGAAGACGCAGTGA
- a CDS encoding ABC transporter ATP-binding protein yields MSPEILQGVWITLLLAVAAALGRIVVPIAVQQTVDSGIMAPGGPDMSRVTLLVGAAALVLVVAGLCSALVNVRLFRSTEAGLASLRVRAFRHVHDLSVLTQSTERRGALVSRVTSDVDTISLFVQWGGIMLLVSVLQIGAATILMAFYSWQLTLLVWACFVPLFLILRPAQKHVNGAYTALRERVGAMLGAISESVVGAETIRAYGVGERTGRRIDAAVESTRTGMVRAQKLVSTVFSSGVLVANLVLAVVVVVGTLLGIDGSITAGKLLAFLFLVQLFTGPVQMATEILNELQNAVAGWRRVLAVVETPIQVVDKGEEGVRSPRGPAHVTLEDVRFAYPDGPEVLHGVDLDFPARTSVAVVGATGSGKTTIAKLVTRLMDPTSGAVRLDGVDLRDLSAESLRERVVLVPQEGFLFDGTLAENIAYGVRDASGTAEETSAQAAARHAGRIDAAVAELGLTDWVADLPHGLGSAVGQRGEAMSAGERQLVAITRAYLAEADLLVLDEATSAVDPATEVRIARALDSLTAGRSTITIAHRLSTAEAADLVVVVDAGHVVEVGPHAELAAAGGVYASMHASWVAQTR; encoded by the coding sequence ATGTCCCCGGAGATCCTCCAGGGCGTGTGGATCACCCTGCTGCTGGCCGTCGCGGCCGCCCTGGGGCGCATCGTCGTACCGATCGCGGTCCAGCAGACCGTCGACAGCGGCATCATGGCGCCCGGAGGTCCCGACATGAGCCGCGTGACGCTGCTCGTGGGGGCCGCGGCCCTCGTCCTGGTCGTCGCGGGTCTGTGCTCGGCGCTCGTCAACGTGCGCCTGTTCCGCTCGACCGAGGCCGGGCTCGCGAGCCTCCGGGTGCGCGCGTTCCGGCACGTGCACGACCTGTCGGTCCTCACGCAGAGCACCGAGCGTCGCGGCGCCCTGGTCTCGCGCGTCACGAGCGACGTCGACACCATCTCGCTGTTCGTCCAGTGGGGTGGCATCATGCTGCTCGTCTCGGTCCTGCAGATCGGTGCCGCGACGATCCTCATGGCGTTCTACTCGTGGCAGCTCACGCTGCTCGTGTGGGCGTGCTTCGTGCCGCTCTTCCTGATCCTGCGCCCCGCCCAGAAGCACGTGAACGGCGCGTACACCGCGCTGCGCGAGCGGGTCGGCGCGATGCTCGGCGCCATCTCGGAGTCGGTCGTGGGCGCCGAGACGATCCGCGCGTACGGCGTGGGGGAGCGCACGGGTCGCCGGATCGACGCGGCCGTCGAGAGCACGCGCACCGGCATGGTCCGGGCGCAGAAGCTCGTCTCGACGGTCTTCTCGAGCGGTGTCCTCGTGGCCAACCTGGTCCTGGCGGTCGTCGTGGTCGTCGGCACGCTCCTGGGCATCGACGGGTCGATCACGGCCGGCAAGCTGCTCGCGTTCCTCTTCCTCGTGCAGCTCTTCACGGGGCCTGTGCAGATGGCGACCGAGATCCTCAACGAGCTCCAGAACGCCGTCGCGGGCTGGCGCCGGGTCCTCGCGGTCGTCGAGACCCCGATCCAGGTCGTCGACAAGGGCGAGGAGGGCGTGCGCTCGCCGCGCGGCCCCGCCCACGTGACCCTGGAGGACGTGCGCTTCGCGTACCCGGACGGCCCCGAGGTCCTGCACGGCGTGGACCTGGACTTCCCGGCGCGGACCTCGGTCGCGGTCGTCGGCGCCACGGGCTCGGGCAAGACGACGATCGCCAAGCTCGTCACCCGGCTCATGGACCCGACGTCGGGCGCGGTCCGCCTCGACGGCGTGGACCTGCGGGACCTGTCGGCCGAGAGCCTGCGCGAGCGCGTGGTCCTCGTGCCGCAGGAGGGCTTCCTGTTCGACGGCACGCTCGCCGAGAACATCGCGTACGGCGTGCGGGACGCGTCGGGCACCGCGGAGGAGACCTCCGCCCAGGCCGCCGCCCGGCATGCCGGGCGCATCGACGCGGCGGTCGCCGAGCTCGGCCTGACCGACTGGGTCGCGGACCTGCCGCACGGGCTGGGCTCCGCCGTCGGGCAGCGCGGTGAGGCCATGTCCGCAGGGGAGCGGCAGCTCGTCGCGATCACGCGCGCCTACCTGGCCGAGGCCGACCTCCTGGTGCTCGACGAGGCGACCTCGGCCGTGGACCCCGCGACCGAGGTACGCATCGCGCGCGCCCTCGACTCGCTCACCGCGGGCCGCAGCACCATCACGATCGCGCACCGGCTCTCCACGGCCGAGGCCGCCGACCTCGTGGTCGTGGTCGACGCGGGGCACGTGGTCGAGGTCGGCCCGCACGCCGAGCTCGCGGCCGCGGGCGGCGTCTACGCCTCGATGCACGCGTCCTGGGTCGCGCAGACGCGATGA